The Cognaticolwellia beringensis genome segment TGGCGAAGCTTTGCTTGAGCAAGTGGGCTTAGCAGACCGACTTGACCATTATCCTTCTCAACTTTCTGGGGGGGAACAGCAGCGGGTAGCTATTGCTCGGGCATTTATCTCTAAACCTGATATTTTATTTGCTGATGAGCCAACGGGCAATTTGGATAGTAAGACCGGGCAACATATTACCGATTTAATATTTGATTTGAATGCTAAAGAAGGCACAACATTAGTATTGGTTACCCATGATGCAAAATTAGCGGCAAGGTGTCAGCGGCAAGTCGAAATGGACAGCGGTGTTTTAACCGAAACGGCTACTGATGCTGTTTCCCAAAATACAAAAAATAATCAGGCTGATAATCAAGCTGCAACCCATGATGTCGATGAAAGTAACACCTTAGCTCCACAAGTAGGTTAATGATGACTATTGCTACCCCAAAAGCCTCAACAATGTGGTTTACCCAGTCGCTGCGTTTATTGCATCATGAGCTTCGCCGTGGTGAATTGACCATTATATTTCTCGCTATTGTGCTTGCCGTTGCTACGGTATTTTCATTAACAGGATTTTCTGGCCAAATTAAACATGCCATAGTCGCTAATAGTACCAATACCATAGGCGCTGATCGTGTACTGCGCATGTCGTCAGAAGTTGATCAGAGTATTATCGAGAAAAGCCAGTCACTAGCGATAAAGTCTGCACGAAAAATTGAAACCGAGTCAATGGCTTTTGCTGGCGACAATATGTTACTCAGCGAGCTTGATGCGGTATCTGAAACTTATCCTTTGCGGGGTGAGCTGAGAGTTAAAACCTCGCTATTACAAACTGAAAGCATGGTGGTTAATGCGCCTAAGCAAGGTAGCGTCTGGGTCGAGCCAAGTGTGCTCAGTCGTTTGGATGTTAATATTGGTGACATAATAGACATTGGTATGGCGCCACTCACCATTGCTGGCATTGTTACTGATATTCCTGATCGTTCTTACCGCGCTTTTATTGCCGGCCCAACGGTTATCTTAAATATTGCAGACATGCCAAAAACTGAGCTTATTCAGCCAGGTAGCCGCATAACCTACAAGTATTTATTTGCTGGTGAATCTGACGCTATAGAAACTTTTGAAACGTGGATCAAACCACAAATTAATGAATCACAGCGTTGGTATGATGCTAAAGCCGCACAAAATCGTTTATCAAGAATATTAGACACCGCCGAAAAATTTCTGTCGTTAGCAAGCATGTTAGGTATTGTACTAGCCGCGGTAGCGGTAGCTGTAGCAAGTCGCCGTTATGGCCAGCGACATCAGTCAACCGTTTCCATATTTAAAGCGCTGGGCGCATCAGTTTCACATGTCAGGAAACTGTATTGTTTGCACTGGACTTTATTAAGTTGTTTAAGTATCGCAACAGGTTTAGTGGTGGGCTATGGTTTATTGTTGCTCGGTGTTAACGCCATTGCGAGCTATTTGTCATTGGCTGATGCGCCGCTGACCTTTGTGCCATTTTTAACCGCGATATTTACCGGTTTATTGTGTGCTATAGCGTTTGCCATTCACCCGATTATGACCTTAGTACAAAGCTCACCTTTAAATGTTATTCGCGGTTTT includes the following:
- a CDS encoding ABC transporter ATP-binding protein, which encodes MHVNSESILSVKDLTKSVQVEDKTLILLQPLNLDVAGGESIAIVGSSGSGKTTLLSILAGLDLPSSGQVYLKKQPLHQFNEEQRSQIRAQHVGFIFQQFLLINSLTALENVMLPAELANVPDAQARGEALLEQVGLADRLDHYPSQLSGGEQQRVAIARAFISKPDILFADEPTGNLDSKTGQHITDLIFDLNAKEGTTLVLVTHDAKLAARCQRQVEMDSGVLTETATDAVSQNTKNNQADNQAATHDVDESNTLAPQVG